A window of Thermosynechococcus sp. NK55a contains these coding sequences:
- a CDS encoding glycosyltransferase — protein sequence MSVCIPAYNRPQGLVEGVRSVVAALPREYHDQVEIIITDDSATPTAVHDLLAPWLGHWHYQHNAQRLGMVANWNASLAKAAGEFILLLHDDDYLLPQGITTILATLRKYGSQFDVFLFGVHLVDSHQRCWRRQIPRRQGWLPPAQALRQLLRHSSFVRFPALIWRRSLLDEVGDFDPAYGEATDLYQWLRFFAQKGVYTVPCATAAYTIHDQALTMGMF from the coding sequence TTGAGTGTTTGCATTCCCGCCTATAACCGCCCCCAAGGACTGGTGGAAGGGGTGCGCTCAGTGGTGGCAGCGCTGCCCCGTGAGTACCACGATCAAGTGGAAATCATCATTACCGATGATTCTGCCACGCCAACAGCAGTACACGACTTGCTCGCTCCCTGGTTAGGCCACTGGCACTACCAGCACAATGCCCAACGCCTAGGAATGGTGGCCAACTGGAATGCGAGTTTAGCCAAGGCCGCTGGGGAGTTTATCCTGCTGTTGCACGATGATGATTACCTACTACCCCAAGGAATTACGACGATTCTAGCAACCCTCAGGAAGTACGGTAGCCAGTTTGATGTCTTTCTCTTTGGGGTGCATCTGGTAGATTCCCATCAGCGCTGTTGGCGACGGCAGATACCCCGCCGGCAAGGATGGCTCCCTCCGGCTCAAGCCCTCAGGCAATTGCTGCGTCATTCCTCATTTGTGCGGTTTCCAGCCTTGATCTGGCGGCGATCGCTCCTAGACGAGGTCGGCGATTTTGATCCCGCCTACGGCGAAGCCACAGACCTCTACCAGTGGCTACGATTCTTTGCCCAAAAGGGTGTTTACACCGTTCCTTGCGCCACCGCCGCCTACACGATCCACGATCAAGCCCTGACGATGGGAATGTTCTAG